The Ornithinimicrobium sufpigmenti genome includes the window CTCCGCCCTCGGCTTCGTCTCCGAGCCGCGCTCCACGGCCACGATCCTGTATGCCGAGGCCAACCCCAGCGTCGAGCAGGTCGGGATGACCCTGGAGACGATGAAGGCCTCCGCCGACGACCTCAAGGCCCAGGGTCTGGTCGACACCATCGTCGAGGACGACGACAGCCCGTTCGTCACCGCGCAGTCCCTGCGGCAGGCGATCGTCGAGGGCTACAACCAGCAGCAGGGCCTGTCCCCGCGCCGGCTGCGGCAGAAGGCCGACGAGCGCCTGCGACCGCGGACCCTGGGCCGGCTGGCCACCGAGCAACCGGTGGCCATCACCGACCTGGAGCCGGCCGAGGAGCTCTGAGCCCTCAGCTGGTCCAGGCCCGCCAGAGCGCGGCGTACTCGCCGTCCGCGGCGAGCAGCTCCTCGTGGCTGCCCAGCTCGACGATCCGCCCGTCCTGCACCACCGCGATGCGGTCCGCGTCATGCGCGGTGTGCAGCCGGTGCGCGATCGCCACCACGGTGCGGCCCGTGAGCAGGGCGCTCATCGACCCCTCCAGGTGCCGGGCGGTGCGCGGGTCGATGAGCGAGGTCGCCTCGTCCAGCACCAGGGTGTGCGGGTCGGCCAGGATCAGCCGGGCCAGGGCGATCTGCTGGGCCTGCGCCGGCGTCAGCGGGTGGTGTCCCGAGCCCAGGACGGTGTCCAGACCGCGCGGCAGGGCCCGCACCCAGGCGGCTGCGTCCACCGTCGCCAGCGCACGCCATACCTCGTCCTCCCCCGCACCCTCCCGCGCCAGCTCGACGTTGTCGCGCACGCTGCCCCGGAAGACGTGGTGCTCCTGGGTCACCAGCGCGACCTCGGTGCGCAGCCGCTCCAGCGGCAGCGCCGTCAGCTCGACCCCGCCAAGGGCCACCGAGCCGGTGCGCGGGGCGTGGATGCCGGAGAGCAGCCGCCCCAGCGTGGACTTGCCGGAGCCGGAGGGACCGACGACGGCCAGCCGCTCCCCCGGCTGCAGGGCCAGGTCGACGCCGTGCAGCACGTCATGGCCCTCGCGGTAGGCATAGCGCAGGTCCTGGCCCACCAGCTCGGACCCGTCCGGTTCTGCGCGACCGGGGGTACGGTCCGGCGGGACCTCGGCGATCCCGAGGAGGCGGGTGGTGGAGGCGATGCCGACCTGCAGCTCGTCGATGGTGCCCACCAGCCGGTCGAACGGCCCGTAGAAGGTCTCGATGTAGAGCATCGCGGCCGTGATCTGGCCGAGGGTGACGAGGTCCTGGGTGTAGAGGACGGCACCCAGGACCAGGGTGACCACCCGCGGCAGCGAGAACGCCATGTCCATCACGGCGAAGAGGACGTTGCGCAGGAACAGCCCGTAACGCTCGGCCTGCGCCGAGACCTCGATGTCCTGCGACACCGCGCGGCGGCGCCGCTCCTGCAGCCCGTAGGCCTCGACCGTGCGCAGCCCCTCGACGGTCTCGGTGAGGGTGCTGTTGATCTGGGAGTAGGTGGCTCCCTCGAGCAGGTAGGCCGCGGGCGCCCGCTGCAGGTAACGACGCACCTGCAGCATCGACAGCGACGCCGTGACCAGCGTGGGCAGCGCGAGCGCCCAGGAGTTGACGACCATCGCCACGCAGGTCAGGAGCACGGTGACGATACCGATGATGAACTCGGGCAGCGCCCAGCGCACGGCACGGCTCATCGACCCGACGTCGCGGGTGACCCGGGTGACGAGGTCGCCGGTGCTGGCCGCCTCGACCGTGCCCAGGGGCAGCCGCAGCACGGAGCGCACGATGTGCTCGCGCGCCTCCGCGAGCACGCCCTGCCCCAGCACGGACGCGAGCCACTTGGCCAGGTAGGTCAGCACGGCCTGGGCGGTGAGCACGCCGGTGACGACGAGGACGAAGGTGGTGACGGTGCCGGAGGCCGGCACCCCGCCAGCCTCCACCACCGCGTCGACCAGCCGCCCGAGGAGCAGAGGCACCGCCAGACCGGCCGCGGCGGCGAGCGCGTTGGCGATGATGACCACCGCGACGAGGACGGCCCGGCGGCGCAGCAGGCCACCCAGGTAGTCCACGACGGTGCGCGGGGAGGCGACCGGCAGCCCGTGCTCGGGGCTCATCGAGCCGGCGACATACTCCTCGGCCCGGGCGCGCCGCAGGGCGTGCCGCGCCCAGAGCTGCCTGTGGCGCTCCCGCAGCGGCACGCTGCCCGGGGAGGGGGGCCGCAGCTCCGCGGGGATGACGTCGGGGCGGTCTCCCTCGGCGCGCCAGGTGCGCTCGGAGTCGGCCTGGAAGGCCTGGCTCGGCGTGGGGGTCATCGGGTCACCTCCTCGGGGTGCAGCCGCTCCGTGGGGTCGGGCTCGGGGTCGCGTCCGTGCACAGGCTGGTGCCTGGGACCCTGGTCGTGCGCGGTGCCGGGTATGGGGTGCGCTCCGGACACCGGCGGGCCGGACCGGGTCGGGTCGGGGGTGGACAGGTCGGGCTGGTCGGCCGCGTCGGCTGCGTCGACCTCGTCGGCTGCCTCCCCCCGCAGCACGACCGAGCGGTAGCCCGGGTGGTGGGTGACGAGCTCCTCGTGGGTGCCGCTCGCCACGACCCGTCCGTCCTCCAGCAGGACGACGTCGTCGGCGTGGTGGAGCAGCAGCGGGGAGCTGCTGATCACCACGGTGGTCCGTCCCGCGCGGTGGGCCGGCAGTCGCTGGGCGATCCGGGCCTCGGTGTGGGCGTCCACCGCGGAGGTGGGCTCGACCAGGACCAGGACCGGTGCGTCCGAGGCGAGCGCCCGGGCCAGCACCAGACGTTGGCGCTGACCTCCGGACAGGCCGCGGCCGCGCTCGTCCAGCCGGCCCTGCCAGCCGCCGGGCACGATGTCGTAGACGTCCTCGGCCGCGGCGGCATGCAGCGCGGCCTCGGCCTGCTGGCGGGTGAGCCGCCCGTGCGGGTCGACCGCCTCCTGCAGCGTGCCGGCGAAGACCTGGGCGACGCTGTCACTGACCAGGACCAGGGCCCGCGTCTGCGCCAGGGGCAGGTCGGCCAGGTCGGTGCCGGACAGGCTCACGCCCCAGCGTCCCTCGGCTCGTGCCGAGTCCTCCGCGGCCAGGGCTGCCCGGGTGGCGATCCGCTCCGCCAGGGCCTGCCGGGCGGCGCGCCCCGTCACCTCCTCGTCGTCGGCGTCGTCGGCGTTCTCCCGGCCGTCCCCGGCGGGTAGGTAGCGACCGAGCCGGTCGGCGAGGGCGGCGCTGTCGTCGGGCACGGCGCTGACCACCATCGTCAGCCGACCGGGCCGCACCCTCAGACCCGAGGCCTCGTCGACGAGCTCGCCCTCCGCGAGCCGGCTCAGCGTCCGGTCGTCCACGGGCGCCCGCTCGGGCCACGGGTCAGGGGTGCCCAGGACGCCGATCGTCTTGCGGGCGGAGACGAAGGACTGGGTGATCTGCTGGAAGGAGAAGAAGACGACGCGGATAGGTTGGACCAGGAACAGGGCGTAGCCCAGGAAGGTGACCAGCTGGCCGACCTGCAGCTCCCCGGTCCGGACCCGGTCCACGCCCATCGCCAGCAGGGTGACGACGAACAGGCCGGAGAGGAGCACGCCGACGGCCTCCACGAAGGCGGCCCAGCCACCGGCCTGCACTCCCGCGCGGCGGACGCGCTGGGACTGCCGGGCGTAGTTGTCGCCGAAGATCCGCTCACCACCGATGCCGCGCAGGATGCGCAGGCCGGCCACGATGTCCGTGGCCATCGAGGTCAGCTCGGAGTCCCTGGAGCGTTGCCGTGTCTGGGCCGCGGACATCGGCCGCAGCAGGACGCTGGAGACCGCCACCAGCAGCGGGGCCACGAGCAGGACCACGAGCCCGAGCTGCACCGAGATGGACAGCACGATGACCGCCACCAGCGCATACGCGACGAGGTTGCCGACGAGGCGCGAGAAGATCTCGACGAAGTGGCCGAACTGCTCGCCGTCGCTGCCGTTGACCGACAGCACCTCCCCCGTCGGGGCACGGCGCGGCAGCACGTGCCCCAGGCGGACCGCCTTGTTCGTCACCATGCCCGTCTGGCCGTAGGCCGCGATGAGCCAGGAGCGGACGACGACGGTGTGGTAGACCACGCCGCTGGCGGCGCCGATGACGGTGATGAGGAGCAGCACACCCGCCCAGAGCCAGGTCCGGCCACCGTCATGGGGGACGATCCCCTCGTCGATGGCCCGGCCGAGCACCCAGGGGGTGAGCGCGGCCGGCAGCATCCACAGCAGGCTGACCAGGCACCCGGCCACCACCAGACCCCACTGCTGCGCCAACAACCAGCAGAGGAAGCGCAGCGGGGACCGGGTGTCGGGGACGCTCGAGGAGCCCGGGGTCCAGGCCGTGGTGGTGGGTGGGAAGTCGCGCATGGCGTCCTGCAGCGTACGCCTGCCCGCAGACGCGGCACCACGGGTTTTGCCCGACCGCGCTTCCCGTCCGACGACGCGGGGTGAGAGACTGGGGGCCGTCCGTCTGCTCGTCATGCACCTCGTCATGCACCTGGAGGAATCGTGCGCACTCGTCAGGACCTCGCCTGGTGGCAGAAGCCGCTGGTCTTCCTCAAGCTCTGGCGACCCCCGCACCGGACCAAGCACCACGAGGTGAGGGACATGGAGCGACCGCCGGTGCCGCCGGTCACCGGCAACCACGGCAACCTCATCGACACCCGGGTGCGCCGCAGCCGGGTCCCGCAGCGCTCGGACGGCTGAGACCGGCCCCACCCGCTGCGCCCGGCCGCCCCTGTCGGTGGCTCGTGGCAGGCTGACCGCGTGACCAGCCTCGACCCTGCCGAGATCCTCGGCCGGTTCTCCCCCGCCACCCGCTCCTGGTTCGACGCCTCGTTCCCGGGCCCGACCGCCGCCCAGCTGGGCGCCTGGGACGCGATCAGCCGCGGTGAGCACACCCTGGTCGTGGCCCCGACCGGGTCGGG containing:
- a CDS encoding ABC transporter ATP-binding protein, which codes for MTPTPSQAFQADSERTWRAEGDRPDVIPAELRPPSPGSVPLRERHRQLWARHALRRARAEEYVAGSMSPEHGLPVASPRTVVDYLGGLLRRRAVLVAVVIIANALAAAAGLAVPLLLGRLVDAVVEAGGVPASGTVTTFVLVVTGVLTAQAVLTYLAKWLASVLGQGVLAEAREHIVRSVLRLPLGTVEAASTGDLVTRVTRDVGSMSRAVRWALPEFIIGIVTVLLTCVAMVVNSWALALPTLVTASLSMLQVRRYLQRAPAAYLLEGATYSQINSTLTETVEGLRTVEAYGLQERRRRAVSQDIEVSAQAERYGLFLRNVLFAVMDMAFSLPRVVTLVLGAVLYTQDLVTLGQITAAMLYIETFYGPFDRLVGTIDELQVGIASTTRLLGIAEVPPDRTPGRAEPDGSELVGQDLRYAYREGHDVLHGVDLALQPGERLAVVGPSGSGKSTLGRLLSGIHAPRTGSVALGGVELTALPLERLRTEVALVTQEHHVFRGSVRDNVELAREGAGEDEVWRALATVDAAAWVRALPRGLDTVLGSGHHPLTPAQAQQIALARLILADPHTLVLDEATSLIDPRTARHLEGSMSALLTGRTVVAIAHRLHTAHDADRIAVVQDGRIVELGSHEELLAADGEYAALWRAWTS
- a CDS encoding ABC transporter transmembrane domain-containing protein is translated as MRDFPPTTTAWTPGSSSVPDTRSPLRFLCWLLAQQWGLVVAGCLVSLLWMLPAALTPWVLGRAIDEGIVPHDGGRTWLWAGVLLLITVIGAASGVVYHTVVVRSWLIAAYGQTGMVTNKAVRLGHVLPRRAPTGEVLSVNGSDGEQFGHFVEIFSRLVGNLVAYALVAVIVLSISVQLGLVVLLVAPLLVAVSSVLLRPMSAAQTRQRSRDSELTSMATDIVAGLRILRGIGGERIFGDNYARQSQRVRRAGVQAGGWAAFVEAVGVLLSGLFVVTLLAMGVDRVRTGELQVGQLVTFLGYALFLVQPIRVVFFSFQQITQSFVSARKTIGVLGTPDPWPERAPVDDRTLSRLAEGELVDEASGLRVRPGRLTMVVSAVPDDSAALADRLGRYLPAGDGRENADDADDEEVTGRAARQALAERIATRAALAAEDSARAEGRWGVSLSGTDLADLPLAQTRALVLVSDSVAQVFAGTLQEAVDPHGRLTRQQAEAALHAAAAEDVYDIVPGGWQGRLDERGRGLSGGQRQRLVLARALASDAPVLVLVEPTSAVDAHTEARIAQRLPAHRAGRTTVVISSSPLLLHHADDVVLLEDGRVVASGTHEELVTHHPGYRSVVLRGEAADEVDAADAADQPDLSTPDPTRSGPPVSGAHPIPGTAHDQGPRHQPVHGRDPEPDPTERLHPEEVTR